A region of Streptomyces sp. NBC_01750 DNA encodes the following proteins:
- a CDS encoding adenylosuccinate synthase → MPALVLLGAQWGDEGKGKATDLLGGSVDYVVRYQGGNNAGHTVVVGDQKYALHLLPSGILSPGCTPVIGNGVVVDPAVLLSELSGLNDRGIDTSKLLISGNAHLITPYNVIVDKVTERFLGKRKIGTTGRGIGPTYADKINRVGIRVQDLYDESILEQKVEAALESKNQLLAKVYNRRAIEADKIVEEMLQYAEQLKPYVADTTLILNDAIDEGKVVLFEGGQGTLLDVDHGTYPFVTSSNPTAGGACTGAGVGPTKISRVIGILKAYTTRVGAGPFPTELLDEDGEALRRIGGERGVTTGRDRRCGWFDAVIARYATRVNGLTDFFLTKLDVLTGWEQIPVCVAYEIDGKRVEELPYSQTDFHHAKPIYEMLPGWSEDITKAKTFADLPKNAQAYVKALEEMSGAPISAIGVGPGRTETIEINSFL, encoded by the coding sequence GTGCCCGCACTTGTGCTGCTCGGTGCTCAGTGGGGTGACGAGGGCAAGGGAAAGGCCACCGACCTGCTCGGTGGATCAGTGGATTATGTAGTGCGCTATCAGGGCGGCAACAATGCCGGCCACACGGTTGTCGTGGGCGACCAGAAGTATGCGCTCCATCTGCTCCCTTCCGGAATCCTCTCGCCGGGATGTACTCCGGTCATCGGCAACGGCGTCGTTGTCGACCCGGCCGTCCTGCTCTCCGAGCTGAGCGGGCTGAACGACCGCGGCATCGACACGAGCAAGCTGCTGATCAGCGGAAATGCCCACCTGATCACTCCGTACAACGTCATTGTCGACAAGGTGACGGAACGGTTCCTCGGGAAGCGGAAGATCGGCACGACCGGCCGCGGAATCGGCCCGACGTACGCGGACAAGATCAACCGCGTCGGCATCCGCGTCCAGGACCTCTACGACGAGTCGATCCTGGAGCAGAAGGTCGAGGCGGCGCTGGAGTCCAAGAACCAGCTCCTCGCAAAGGTCTACAACCGCCGCGCGATCGAGGCCGACAAGATCGTCGAGGAGATGCTCCAGTACGCGGAGCAGCTCAAGCCGTACGTCGCGGACACGACGCTGATCCTGAACGATGCCATCGACGAGGGCAAGGTCGTCCTCTTCGAGGGCGGCCAGGGCACGCTCCTCGACGTCGACCACGGCACGTACCCCTTCGTCACCTCCTCCAACCCGACCGCGGGCGGCGCCTGCACGGGCGCAGGCGTGGGCCCGACGAAGATCAGCAGGGTCATCGGCATCCTCAAGGCGTACACGACCCGCGTCGGCGCGGGCCCGTTCCCGACGGAGCTCCTCGACGAGGACGGCGAGGCGCTGCGCCGCATCGGCGGCGAGCGTGGCGTGACCACCGGCCGTGACCGTCGCTGCGGCTGGTTCGACGCGGTCATCGCGCGGTACGCGACCCGGGTCAACGGCCTGACCGACTTCTTCCTCACCAAGCTGGACGTGCTGACCGGCTGGGAGCAGATCCCGGTGTGTGTGGCGTACGAGATCGACGGCAAGCGCGTCGAGGAGCTCCCGTACTCCCAGACCGACTTCCACCACGCGAAGCCGATTTACGAGATGCTGCCGGGCTGGTCCGAGGACATCACCAAGGCGAAGACCTTCGCCGACCTGCCGAAGAACGCGCAGGCCTATGTGAAGGCGCTGGAGGAGATGTCGGGCGCGCCGATCTCGGCGATCGGTGTCGGCCCCGGCCGGACCGAGACGATCGAGATCAACTCGTTCCTCTAG
- a CDS encoding ABC transporter permease, whose product MTAVAHATGFAPRTGGTRQLAGTGTLLRLALRRDRLMMPVWVLALGAVITSGSGSLESLYDTAAKRADLAESLSTNGSLRAMYGPVFSDSLGGLVAWRFAGFVAVLAAVMSLVIVVRHTREEEETGRQELLSSAMVGRRAPLTSALLTAFVANAVLTLIITAGLSGPTGSGSGALAVGLTIGAIGMLFAGMAAIMAQLTESARLAKGLTAAVLGVAFVLRAAGDASGDDGSSVLTWLSPLGWAENVRPYANERWWVLPLLAAAVVAQGAVAYVLAGRRDLGMSFLPTRPGPAEGRIATAAGLARRLQRGSVLGWVVGFFLAGIVFGGMAEGAADLVGDNEGAREIFERMGGQTGMTEAFLAAMIGMFGMIAALYTVASVLRLHGEETSQRAEPVLANAVGRLAWAAGHLVIAFGGAVVIMVMAGLGLTIGHGEEFGPIMGAVLVELPAVWLLGGLAVALYGLFPKAAPASWAVVGICLALGWIGPALDLPGAVMNLSPFSHLPKLPGQEMAWTPVLLLTVAAAALVAAGLGGLRRRDMQT is encoded by the coding sequence ATGACCGCCGTGGCCCATGCCACCGGGTTCGCCCCGCGCACCGGCGGAACGCGTCAACTCGCTGGTACAGGCACGCTGTTGAGACTCGCCCTGCGCCGCGACCGGCTGATGATGCCGGTCTGGGTCCTGGCGCTCGGGGCCGTCATCACCAGCGGCTCCGGCTCGCTGGAGAGCCTGTACGACACCGCCGCGAAGCGCGCCGACCTGGCCGAGTCCCTGTCCACCAACGGCTCGTTGCGCGCGATGTACGGACCGGTCTTCAGCGACTCCCTCGGCGGCCTTGTCGCCTGGCGCTTCGCCGGCTTCGTGGCCGTACTGGCGGCAGTGATGAGCCTGGTCATCGTCGTCCGGCACACCAGGGAAGAGGAGGAGACCGGCCGTCAGGAACTGCTGTCCTCCGCGATGGTGGGCCGGCGGGCCCCGCTGACCTCGGCGCTGCTGACGGCGTTCGTCGCCAATGCGGTGCTGACGCTGATCATCACCGCCGGGCTCTCCGGACCGACCGGCTCCGGTTCCGGCGCGCTCGCGGTCGGGCTCACCATCGGCGCGATCGGCATGCTCTTCGCGGGCATGGCGGCGATCATGGCGCAGCTCACCGAGAGCGCCCGGCTCGCCAAGGGCCTCACGGCCGCCGTGCTCGGCGTCGCGTTCGTCCTGCGGGCTGCGGGCGACGCCTCCGGAGACGACGGCTCGTCCGTACTGACCTGGCTCTCGCCGCTCGGCTGGGCGGAGAACGTGCGGCCGTACGCGAACGAGCGCTGGTGGGTCCTGCCGCTCCTCGCGGCCGCGGTCGTCGCCCAGGGTGCCGTCGCCTATGTACTGGCCGGACGGCGCGATCTCGGCATGAGCTTCCTGCCGACCCGCCCCGGGCCCGCGGAAGGCAGGATCGCCACCGCGGCCGGGCTCGCACGGCGGCTCCAGCGCGGCAGCGTTCTCGGCTGGGTCGTCGGGTTCTTCCTGGCCGGGATCGTCTTCGGCGGGATGGCCGAGGGCGCGGCGGACCTGGTCGGCGACAACGAGGGTGCGCGGGAGATCTTCGAGCGGATGGGCGGGCAGACCGGTATGACCGAGGCCTTCCTTGCGGCGATGATCGGCATGTTCGGCATGATCGCCGCGCTGTACACGGTCGCGTCCGTGCTGCGGCTGCACGGCGAGGAGACTTCACAGCGCGCCGAGCCGGTCCTGGCGAACGCGGTCGGCCGGCTCGCCTGGGCGGCGGGCCACCTGGTCATCGCCTTCGGCGGCGCGGTCGTGATCATGGTCATGGCCGGTCTGGGGCTGACGATCGGCCACGGCGAGGAGTTCGGCCCGATCATGGGCGCGGTCCTGGTCGAACTGCCGGCGGTCTGGCTGCTGGGCGGGCTCGCGGTGGCGCTGTACGGGCTCTTCCCGAAGGCGGCCCCGGCTTCTTGGGCGGTGGTCGGGATCTGCCTCGCACTGGGCTGGATCGGCCCGGCGCTGGACCTGCCCGGGGCGGTGATGAACCTGTCGCCGTTCAGCCACCTGCCGAAGCTGCCGGGCCAAGAGATGGCCTGGACACCGGTGCTGCTGCTGACCGTCGCGGCGGCGGCACTGGTGGCGGCGGGACTCGGAGGTCTGCGCAGGAGGGACATGCAGACCTGA
- a CDS encoding GbsR/MarR family transcriptional regulator translates to MSGENGSTGRAGDEAVSRFVERFAAELTEAGMQRMASRVFAALLSSEKGSMTSAELAEQLRISPAAVSGAIRYLNQVNMVSRERDPGSRRDRYVLHNELWYETFTRRDQLLTRWEKALRDGAETLGPQTAAGRRVAETAEFFEFLQGEMSGLMERWRVYREARGMA, encoded by the coding sequence ATGAGCGGCGAAAACGGCTCGACGGGGCGGGCCGGTGACGAGGCCGTCTCGCGCTTTGTGGAGCGATTCGCGGCGGAGCTGACCGAAGCGGGTATGCAGCGGATGGCCTCGCGGGTCTTCGCGGCGCTGCTGTCGTCGGAGAAGGGCAGCATGACCTCCGCGGAGCTGGCGGAACAGCTCCGGATCAGTCCGGCCGCGGTCTCGGGTGCGATCAGGTACCTCAACCAGGTCAACATGGTCAGCCGCGAACGCGACCCGGGCTCGCGCCGTGACCGCTACGTCCTGCACAACGAGCTCTGGTACGAGACCTTCACCCGCCGCGACCAGTTGCTGACCCGCTGGGAGAAGGCCCTGCGCGACGGCGCGGAGACGCTGGGCCCCCAGACGGCGGCGGGCAGGCGGGTGGCGGAGACGGCGGAGTTCTTCGAGTTCCTGCAGGGCGAGATGTCGGGCCTGATGGAACGCTGGCGCGTGTATCGCGAGGCGCGGGGTATGGCCTGA
- a CDS encoding diacylglycerol kinase family protein has protein sequence MSAHDQLLVVIDPVARRSDGESVRIAKDVLCGGAEAKICLPEGPEEFARALARRGSRRPVVIGDDRALLRAVALLHRDRWLGDGALALIPVGTSVELAHALGVPRGPVAAARAVLDGTVRRLDLLVDESDGVVLGDLSIPAARAASGASANGASVWHTCRSLVRTLVHPAPPVPVVRTHRLRVEADGVLLTDLDRLVEDVTVRAGGGRAEVVVRHGTDTEPVTARALTVTVSGADFRYRADALITGPVRTRTWTLRPGAWGLTLPSTAVASGG, from the coding sequence GTGTCGGCTCACGACCAGCTACTGGTGGTCATCGACCCGGTCGCCCGCCGAAGTGACGGCGAGTCCGTGCGGATCGCGAAAGATGTGCTGTGTGGCGGCGCGGAGGCGAAGATCTGCCTTCCCGAGGGTCCGGAGGAATTCGCGCGGGCGCTGGCCCGCAGGGGCTCGCGGCGGCCTGTGGTGATCGGTGACGACCGTGCCCTGCTGCGGGCGGTGGCCCTGCTGCACCGGGACCGCTGGCTGGGCGACGGGGCGCTGGCGCTGATCCCGGTGGGCACTTCCGTAGAACTCGCGCACGCGCTGGGCGTGCCGCGGGGCCCGGTGGCGGCGGCGCGGGCGGTGCTGGACGGGACCGTACGGCGTCTTGATCTGCTGGTGGACGAGAGCGACGGAGTGGTGCTGGGGGATCTGTCGATCCCGGCGGCGCGGGCGGCGTCGGGCGCCTCGGCGAACGGCGCTTCGGTGTGGCACACCTGCCGCTCACTGGTCCGCACCCTGGTCCACCCGGCGCCGCCGGTGCCGGTGGTCCGTACGCACCGGCTGCGGGTGGAGGCGGACGGAGTGCTGCTGACGGATCTCGACCGGCTGGTGGAGGACGTGACGGTGCGCGCGGGCGGCGGCCGGGCGGAGGTGGTCGTCCGGCACGGCACGGACACGGAGCCGGTCACGGCGCGGGCTCTGACGGTGACCGTGTCCGGGGCGGACTTCCGCTACCGGGCGGACGCGCTGATCACGGGCCCGGTCCGGACGCGGACATGGACGCTGCGGCCAGGGGCGTGGGGGTTGACGCTGCCGTCGACGGCGGTGGCTTCGGGAGGGTAG
- a CDS encoding ABC transporter ATP-binding protein: MTKANLAIEVAGLHKAFGRTQALDGLDLAVETGEVHGFLGPNGAGKSTTIRVLLGLLRADSGAARLLGGDPWNDAVELHRRVAYVPGDVTLWRNLSGGEVIDLYGRLRGGLDKARRADLIGRFELDPTKKGRTYSKGNRQKVALVAAFASDVDLLILDEPTSGLDPLMEEVFQGCVEDERDRGRTILLSSHLLSEVETLCDRVSIIRKGRTVETGSLAELRHLTRTSVTAELAGAPNGLARLPGVHDLDVQGRRVRLQVDTDKLDAVLRSLTESGIRSLISTPPTLEELFLRHYAPEEAMSR; the protein is encoded by the coding sequence ATGACCAAGGCAAACCTCGCCATTGAAGTAGCCGGACTGCACAAGGCGTTCGGGCGGACGCAGGCACTGGACGGCCTCGACCTCGCCGTCGAGACCGGTGAGGTCCACGGCTTCCTCGGCCCCAACGGCGCCGGGAAGTCCACCACCATCCGGGTCCTCCTCGGACTGCTGCGCGCCGACTCCGGCGCGGCCCGGCTGCTCGGCGGGGATCCGTGGAACGACGCGGTCGAGCTCCACCGCCGCGTCGCCTACGTACCGGGGGACGTGACCCTGTGGCGGAACCTCTCCGGCGGAGAGGTCATCGACCTCTACGGCCGGCTGCGCGGCGGCCTCGACAAGGCGCGACGCGCGGACCTCATCGGGCGGTTCGAACTCGACCCCACCAAGAAGGGGCGTACGTACTCCAAAGGCAACCGCCAGAAGGTCGCCCTGGTCGCCGCCTTCGCGTCCGACGTGGATCTGCTGATCCTCGACGAGCCGACCTCCGGACTCGACCCGCTGATGGAAGAGGTCTTCCAGGGCTGCGTCGAGGACGAACGGGACCGCGGCCGGACCATCCTGCTCTCCTCGCACCTCCTCAGCGAGGTCGAGACCCTCTGCGACCGGGTCAGCATCATCCGCAAGGGCCGGACCGTCGAGACCGGTTCGCTCGCGGAGCTTCGGCATCTGACGCGTACGAGCGTCACGGCGGAGCTCGCCGGGGCGCCGAACGGCCTTGCCCGGCTGCCCGGCGTGCACGACCTCGACGTACAGGGCAGACGCGTCAGACTCCAGGTCGACACCGACAAGCTGGACGCGGTGCTGCGCTCGCTCACCGAGTCCGGGATCCGCTCGCTGATCAGCACACCGCCCACGCTCGAAGAGCTCTTCCTCCGTCACTACGCGCCCGAAGAGGCGATGTCGCGATGA
- a CDS encoding cytochrome P450, with product MAAFDPWSPAFVADPYPAYAELRSRGRVHYYEPTRQWLVPHHADVSALLRDRRLGRTYLHRFTHEEFGRTAPPAAHEPFHTLNDSGMLDLEAPDHTRIRRLVSKAFTPRTVESLVPTVRRLADELVAGLKDAGGGDLLAEVAEPLPVAVIAEMLGIPAADRALLRPWSAGICGMYELNPSEETADRAVTASLEFSAYLRKLITERRSSPGSDLISALIAAYEEGDRLSEQEMISTCVLLLNAGHEATVNTTANGWWTLFRHPAQLAALHADHTLLSTAVEELMRYDTPLQMFERWVLDDIEIDGTVIPRGSELALLFGSANRDPERFAHPDTLDLARADNPHVSFGGGIHYCLGAPLARIELAASFGELLRRVPTMRLAAEPEWKPGYVIRGVKELLVEL from the coding sequence ATGGCCGCCTTCGACCCCTGGTCACCCGCATTCGTCGCCGACCCCTACCCGGCCTATGCCGAGCTCCGCTCCCGCGGCCGGGTGCACTACTACGAGCCCACCCGCCAGTGGCTCGTCCCGCACCATGCCGACGTCTCCGCGCTGCTGCGCGACCGGCGGCTCGGGCGGACCTATCTGCACCGTTTCACGCACGAGGAGTTCGGCCGTACGGCACCTCCGGCCGCGCACGAGCCGTTCCACACGCTCAACGACAGCGGGATGCTCGATCTCGAGGCGCCCGACCACACCCGGATCCGGCGGCTGGTCTCCAAGGCCTTCACACCGCGTACCGTCGAATCGCTCGTGCCCACCGTGCGCAGACTCGCGGACGAGCTCGTCGCGGGGCTCAAGGACGCCGGCGGAGGCGATCTGCTCGCCGAGGTCGCCGAGCCGCTGCCCGTCGCCGTCATCGCGGAGATGCTCGGTATCCCGGCTGCCGACCGCGCACTGCTGCGGCCCTGGTCGGCCGGCATCTGCGGGATGTACGAGCTGAATCCGTCCGAGGAGACCGCCGACCGCGCCGTCACGGCCTCGCTCGAATTCAGCGCGTATCTACGGAAGTTGATCACCGAGAGGCGCAGCTCGCCCGGCAGCGACCTGATCTCCGCGCTCATCGCCGCGTACGAGGAGGGCGACCGGCTCAGTGAGCAGGAGATGATCTCGACCTGTGTGCTACTGCTGAACGCGGGTCACGAGGCGACGGTCAACACCACCGCCAACGGCTGGTGGACGCTCTTTCGCCACCCAGCGCAGCTCGCCGCTCTCCACGCCGACCACACGCTCCTGTCCACAGCTGTGGAGGAGCTGATGCGGTACGACACCCCGCTCCAGATGTTCGAGCGCTGGGTGCTCGACGACATCGAGATCGACGGAACGGTCATCCCGCGCGGCTCCGAACTCGCCCTGCTCTTCGGCTCGGCCAACCGCGACCCGGAGAGGTTCGCCCACCCGGACACTCTTGACCTCGCCCGCGCCGACAACCCTCATGTCAGCTTCGGCGGCGGCATCCACTACTGCCTCGGCGCACCGCTCGCCCGTATCGAACTGGCCGCGTCCTTCGGAGAGTTGCTCCGCCGGGTACCGACGATGCGGCTCGCCGCCGAGCCGGAGTGGAAGCCGGGCTATGTCATCCGCGGTGTCAAGGAACTGCTGGTCGAGCTTTGA